The following proteins are encoded in a genomic region of Heptranchias perlo isolate sHepPer1 chromosome 6, sHepPer1.hap1, whole genome shotgun sequence:
- the cln5 gene encoding bis(monoacylglycero)phosphate synthase CLN5: MGVALWSVACLWLGLQRVAARGAGHERWPVPYRRFDHRPKPDPFCQPIYPFCPTGSTNGEIPQMKDQDIIEVYRLQTPVWEFKYGDLLGHFHIMHDAIGFRSTVTGKNYTMEWYELFQLGNCTFPHLRPGIEAPFWCNQGAACFFEGIDDLHWKENGSLVKVSEITGEIFNKLAKWVKEDNKTGIYYETWTVQADPTPNSKVWFESYDCSMFVLRTYQTLFKLGAIFKSPIQTNYTRIFLYSGKPTYLGNDTTIFGPHNNKTLAEDIRSFYFPFKPPRSVKELILSLLEIVDKVVIEKTFYLYFNFEYWYLPMKQPYIKITYEEIPLPSKQNKSTST, translated from the exons ACGATTTGATCACCGGCCCAAACCTGATCCATTCTGCCAGCCCATATACCCATTCTGCCCCACTGGCTCAACTAACGGGGAGATTCCTCAGATGAAAGACCAGGATATCATTGAAGTTTATCGGCTTCAGACTCCTGTCTGGGAGTTCAAATATGGAGATCTGCTTGGACATTTT CATATTATGCATGATGCAATTGGTTTCCGGAGTACAGTGACTGGCAAAAACTACACTATGGAGTGGTATGAACTCTTTCAGCTTGGAAACTGTACCTTCCCACATCTTCGACCTGGTATAGAGGCTCCTTTCTGGTGCAATCAGGGAGCTGCCTGTTTCTTTGAGGGAATAGATGATTTACATTGGAAAGAAAATGGCTCCTTGGTAAAAGTATCTGAAATAACAG GTGAAATATTTAACAAACTGGCAAAGTGGGTGAAAGAGGATAACAAAACTGGTATCTATTATGAGACATGGACAGTTCAAGCTGATCCTACTCCAAACTCCAAAGTGTGGTTTGAATCCTACGACTGTTCAATGTTTGTATTGAGAACTTACCAGACACTCTTTAAATTAGGTGCTATCTTTAAGAGCCCGATACAAACCAACTATACCAGAATATTTCTGTATAGTGGCAAGCCTACCTATCTTGGAAATGACACTACTATATTTGGGCCACACAATAACAAGACCCTAGCAGAAGACATTCGTTccttttattttccatttaaacCTCCTCGGTCAGTGAAAGAACTGATATTAAGTCTATTGGAAATAGTTGATAAGGTTGTAATAGAGAAGACCTTCTATCTTTACTTCAATTTTGAGTATTGGTACTTGCCAATGAAACAACCCTATATTAAAATAACATATGAAGAAATACCTCTGCCATCTAAACAAAATAAATCGACAAGTACTTAG